The following are encoded together in the Clostridium sp. BJN0013 genome:
- a CDS encoding YtxH domain-containing protein has product MKGKFVAGAIIGTAVGMMIVPELDKTTRRRIRRTSRYLRNSVGNIYGKMSNFTI; this is encoded by the coding sequence ATGAAAGGAAAATTTGTAGCAGGAGCTATAATTGGAACAGCAGTAGGCATGATGATAGTACCTGAATTAGATAAAACTACTAGAAGAAGAATAAGAAGAACTTCTAGATACTTAAGAAACAGTGTGGGTAATATATATGGGAAAATGTCAAATTTTACAATATGA